Genomic segment of Plasmodium brasilianum strain Bolivian I chromosome 8, whole genome shotgun sequence:
TCAAGGCAAattcttataataatattttaaaagctACTTGTTTtgtaattcattattttagtTCTTCCATATAAGTACATTCgtgtttcatttttattgtttccattttgattttttcatAAAGCCACAATTTATatgcttttattttgatcttatttcctctttattttaacataatttAGAACATGCCGAATAACAATATGTTGGAAAggattaaaagaaaaaaaaaaaagaaagaaaggaatagaaaagaagaaaataaatctaGTTTATATAgatacacaaaaaaatttatttaatgtttttgtatttatattttatatgcatcctctttctttttatgtttttgttCTAGCCAATTGTTGAAAGTGTGCATAGGCCCCTGTTTACCtgatttaaaataaatctaagatatttaattatattaaattgaGTTACATTACAGGGTAAAACATTTCCACGCAGTCAATTCGAGTTACTCCTTGTACCAAAAAATTAGGAAAAGTGGAACAAAAGGTAGAAACAGAAGAGAAAGGACAAAATAAACGCAAAAAAAGCAGCTGAGCAAAAAGGGGAAACTACTTGCACAGTGCACATTTAGAGTTGTTACAAAAACAGTAAAAAGAGCGCACACAAATTTGACAATGCACGATGAAAGGGTAAACATGAAAAATGGGGATTTACTtaatcagaaaaaaaaaattaaaatacacattagttcatatttataaacaaaGCCAATcccataaatataaaaagaatataaaacttCGACATTTACACCCTTTTATAAATCacaaagaatattttttgaccaaaaaaacaaaaaagaaaaccaAGCCAATATCAAATTTACCATGCTTCAATTTAATAAAGAAGAGGACAagaaaaattgtttaaaCCAAAGtgataatattttagtattAACAGGTCAGGTAAATGAAGAGGTTAAAGAgctgaaaaaatatgaacaggtTAGGCATGGGGAAATTTTGAATAGTGGATTGTTAAATAGgacagaaaataaaaatataagggAAAATAGAATGGAAAATAGAAATGAAGAAGAGAACACACACGAGGAAGAAGTTCAAAATTTGGAAAATCCAAATGAAGAAGAGAATAAAAGTCTCAGTAAAGATAAAAACTTAACTAgcgaaaaagggaaaaaaaataaaaaagaaacaaatgtaaattttatagTTCAATACAACAGGTATAAACCTACGAGGATACAtgtttctaaaaaaaataataatacccctgttgtaaaaaaaaatacaaatcaatatataaattgtaatttcagatattatgtaaaagaaaaaaattatttaatgcaaaatatagatgataatataaagtGGGAACAAATCGAAAAAGTTGATTATATCACATTTGATAATACCTGCTTAACCTGTCCAATATGtcttgaaaataatattatatctccaagaataacaaaatgtagacatatattttgctttttttgtattttgaaatattttattgatGAAGAGAAGAAAACATGGAAAAAATGCCCAATCTGCtttgaaataattaatgaGAATGATTTGCGTGTTGTTAAATTTCATTATGTCAAGAATTATAAGATTAaggataatataaatatgtgcttattatatacagaaaataagaaaattaacTTAAAATCAGATAGATTATATTTCAATAACACTTTTAAAATTaccaataataattttgtaaaaaataataaaaatatagattataaatatattgtaaacattgataatatgaacaaaaatttaaCTACTTATAGTCAAAATCATTCGGATAAAAtactaaaattaaatttaaatttaggCATACAGTTTTCGaaactattttatatatataacccTCTCTCTATTTGGTTAAAGgatttaacaatttttaattttattctgacaaataaaaaaatgaaattttttgcATCAGATgaaaatgttataataaaggctatatcaaatattaaattaaaaatcaGTGAGTACCTAAATATTCCGATAGACAAATTGAATCCACAGTTGAATATCGATGAAAACTCCTTCAAttgcttttatttatatgataaCTTGGCACATGACGTTTACGTAATACACTATTTATCTCTTTGTGCTTTTTGAAGAAACGGAAAGAAGTGCACATAGGAAAAACTtgcacatacgtacatgcatatatttatatgcatatatatttatatacatatatatatatatatatatatatgtgcataattTGAAGTAACCCAGGGCAGATCTAACAATGGTGCACCATGCTTATTTTTCCTATTCGTATCATTATTTAACCATTATTATATCATAGTTTGTCCTTTCCATTGTTATTTACAGGATAGCattgaacaaataaaaaaagaaatgatgCTAGAAGTTGAATTTTTGAAGAACCAA
This window contains:
- a CDS encoding RING zinc finger protein, producing the protein MLQFNKEEDKKNCLNQSDNILVLTGQVNEEVKELKKYEQVRHGEILNSGLLNRTENKNIRENRMENRNEEENTHEEEVQNLENPNEEENKSLSKDKNLTSEKGKKNKKETNVNFIVQYNRYKPTRIHVSKKNNNTPVVKKNTNQYINCNFRYYVKEKNYLMQNIDDNIKWEQIEKVDYITFDNTCLTCPICLENNIISPRITKCRHIFCFFCILKYFIDEEKKTWKKCPICFEIINENDLRVVKFHYVKNYKIKDNINMCLLYTENKKINLKSDRLYFNNTFKITNNNFVKNNKNIDYKYIVNIDNMNKNLTTYSQNHSDKILKLNLNLGIQFSKLFYIYNPLSIWLKDLTIFNFILTNKKMKFFASDENVIIKAISNIKLKISEYLNIPIDKLNPQLNIDENSFNCFYLYDNLAHDVYDSIEQIKKEMMLEVEFLKNQKELTDNRCNVEIEKNNNEKSENLKYLDQIYFYQCIDGQCIFLDPFILKLLFFECDNDMNRMPKFLCNRQITYIESFELDEKIRRRNTILSHLPLGVNVLFVSLNIDDILSKRTKTYFSKEISERKKKHLTILKKKIKEEKYFKLLADEEINRKEKRYWNLPNNTISIQNDSLSASSSSLRYSNYMEEKKYIHEELPTDAMLQYDHCIMSKGLVNMNALDEKHKSDDKVYVPNNAIKKNINNTSKKKNENKNNGKHKNIKTDFNSSEPLNVKDKNNQLPKRSFLEIAKKKCDINNIKCEIPQEKEQKLSIGSGSLSINLIDLINNKTSKKKKRK